The region CCTACATAACCTTTCTATTAAAATGTACACATTTCCTACATTGTACGACAAACACTGAACATTACGTGCCTTGTAATGGTAACATGTATGGCAAAACTGGTTTATTGAATTGCATTAGATTGGACAGGTTTACCTAATAAAGTGTCCAGTGAGTGTTTATGTCAGAAAATGATTCAGTTAGTGCTTTAAAATATTTGGTGGTAACTTCATTTTTAAAACTGATGCGATGCTGACACTACAAACATACTCTAAACATATGAACAGCAGAAGGTGGTTCTGTTAATTATTATTGGCCAAAGCAATGAATTGGTTGACCTCTACAACACAATCTCAAATCTACAAATCAAAATGTTCATTACATGTTCATGTTCATACATTTGAaatatttcacaaatttcagctTAAAACAATAATGCAATGTTTTCGAGGCATCGAATGTAGTTGGTCTCTGAGTATTCTTTGGTCTCGTTTTAGATCATCCAGGAACTGAGGGGCAGTGAAATAGCAAAAACTTTCCGCAAGGTCATCAACAGAAAAGAAGGCATCCTGGCTATTGGAGGGACATCAGTGCTGTCAAGCGAAGGCACACAACACTCGTTCTCTGGTAGGACACGTGGACGTCGTCCCCAACTTCTCTCCTTTTGCTTATTATGTTTGTCATAAACTGACTTTCTGCCCTCTGCGCGTCAGCTACAGGTGCTCCATTTACCAATGAAGAAAAGAAACCTATAATGGACAATGTGACCACCTGAAATGACTCATCATGAGCGATACTGTAACATTACTTTGTATCCTTACAGAGGAGGAGCGATATGCCTTTGTGAACTGGATCAACACTGCTCTGGAAAGAGACCCAGACTGCCAACACGTCCTGCCCATGGATCCCAACACAGACTCTCTCTTCACCTCTGTCGGAGACGGTATTGTACTCTGGTGAGGGTTCCTGTTTTCACCTCAAGCCATCAACACaacccccccttccccctcttTCACCTAGCTACCGTTCTGACATTAACATAAATGTCAGGTACCTGCATCTCATTGCACCGACTGTTGTGATCACATTCAGGCTGAAGAAAAGACAAATACGAGCCTGTATTGGGATATCAGTCAACCATAACAACATTCTATCTCGCATTGCAGAGGAGATATTGATAGTAATACAATACTATTACATTAATTAcaaatatttagaaattattacATATTGTTTCAGTTGCTTTTTGTTAAATCACCAGTTCAAGGTACACAAATGTATATCGTTTGAAACAGAAAATAACTTAAACGCAAAAGTAACTAAATCCAAATTGCAAACACTGCTGTTATGGTAGGTCATAGTGTTCAGTTAGCATTTGACAGCTTAAAATCTGCACTTTGTCAGGTTAGATTTTCTTGAGTAACATACCGGCATGTAAAACTATAAGTTGGTTAAAGCCACAAACGTTCCTCTTTTCAAACCATGAACATTTTGGTTGCTATCTCTGCCTTTATTTTACAACAAGGATATTGCATCAAATGTCTGATCAAATTTCATGTTTGATTTTTGTACCTTTACACAGCAAAATGATTAACCTGTCAGTGCCAGACACTATCGATGAGAGGACGATAAATAAGAAGAAGCTGACACCATTTACGATACAGGTCAGTTTGATTTACTGTATGTCAGGGCTGCTGTTCCTCTTAAGGCTTATTTGAATTTTCCAACATCCGATGCTTTGTACCTTGCAGGAGAATCTGAACCTGGCCCTGAACTCAGCTTCTGCTATTGGCTGCCATGTGGTGAACATTGGTGCTTTAGACCTGAAAGAGGGGAAGCCCCATCTGGTGCTGGGCCTGCTGTGGCAGATCATCAAGATTGGTCTGTTTGCTGACATCGAGCTAAGCAGAAATGAAGGTACAGAGCATAGTTGATACCGTTACATAACATGTATTTCAGCCTGTGTTTCCTGGTCTGTTGTCAAGTATCTTAACTAAATCTTTAACACCCCTCGACAGCGCTGGCAGCATTGCTGAGAGACGGGGAAACCCTGGAGGACCTGATGAAACTATCTCCAGAAGAACTGCTGTTGCGCTGGGCAAACTTTCACCTGGAAAATGCTGGCTGGCAGAAGATCAACAACTTCAGCTCTGACATCAAGGTGGGCATACTCACTTACATTGAATCCAGGTGGTGTATCTAAACACTAGATGCAGGTAGAGAAACCACTCAAAAGATTTTAAGAGATAATACTTACAGGATCAGGTTTTAAGGTTCTTTGGGAGAGTCTGTAGGGTGTTTACCCATTTTTACTTAATTACTTTAGTTTATTTCCACGCACTTCTCTAGTTACTAGATCCACCGAAACAGGTGTCTATCAGCACACTGAAAAGGGcagtgcatgtttgtgtttgcaCAGACTAACTCAAATATCCGCCTCCACTGCTCCAAATATAGGACTTAATGGGTAGTGTCTCTTTTTGGGAACCAttggaaaactgtcaaatgcGTACATACGTAAGCGTTGAATATATTATATGCACAATTTCTGGTTAAAAGGGTACAAAGTGCTTTTGTTTCTTTGGCAATATGCCTATTATTAAGGAAGTTCAGATTAATTATAGCAATTACTATGTCAGATGTACAATATTTGTTGGTTGGAAAATACATTGTCCGTAAATCAACCAGGCAGGTATACGAGAGGCTACTTCACATGTATTGTTaccttttgtatttttttcttttattttattttcttttaagttttttgagataacttttgttatttttgttcaAACCAGTGTTCCTCAAAGCATGTTAACTCTCTAATTTGTCTAATTCTCTGGAATGTAATTTTAAAATGCAGTATTTACTGAATATATGCCAAATTACGTGTTTATAAAGGAAAACAACTGTAGAGCAAAtctaaatatttgaataaagCATGTGatagaaaaaatacaaaacctaGTGTGCACAGTTGCTCACAAGGAGCATCAAGTTTATCAATACATTACCTAGAGTAGCCTACAGCTATCTTAATGAGACAAAATTTGCGATAATTTTTAATGGTGGAATTTCTTGTTTGTGAATTAGTacaaatgtaattgtttttgtttgtatcgTTTTCCAGGACTCAAGGGCCTATTTCCACCTCCTGAATCAAATCTCTCCAAAAGGCACCGAGGAAGATCAGCCACACATAGACATTAACATGGCAGGCTTCAGCGTAAGCACTTTGACAGCAGTCAGCACCCCCAGTTGAGTATCTTCACCACATGGCAACAGCTGTACGGTGTTTCTGATCAGGAGCATGTGCTCTGTGTGTTGTTCAGGAGAAAGACGACGTGAAGAGGGCAGAGGCCATGCTGCAGCAGGCCGACAGGCTCGGCTGTCGACAGTTTGTCACCCCAACTGACGTCGTCAGCGGAAACCCCAAACTCAACCTTGCCTTTGTGGCCAATCTGTTCAACAAATATCCAGCGCTGACCAAACCTGAGAATGAGGACATTAACTGGGGACTGTTGGAAGGTGAGAGCACAACTCTCCCAGTATTCATGTCATCATAGAGGTCCACTGGAGAATTGGCTGTGAACAAATAAGGTCTAAATACACAAATAGAGAGATTACCGCTGCAGCCTGAGAAGAACCAGCTCTGAACAAACGGCTGCTTTTTGTTGGCTAACTAGCTGGCCTGCAGGCTTATGTTAGCATAGAAACTCATTTTATTAGTGTAAAAACAAGCCACTCCTAACATTGGCTCCTGCGGGATTCAGTAGTTGGTGTGCAGAACAAGTCAGTGATAGTTGGCTAGTAGTCACCAGATCTTTTGTTTATATAGCTAACAGAGTGGCACCAGGACTATTCAGTTCTGATGATCCAAGCAAGCTGCATGTTGTTTAGAACTACACTGACTATTACTGAGACCACCAGTATGGCTGCCAGCTATGTCACCTAAAAGCCAGCTAAATCCCATGATCCTTTGCTGTGTAGGTGAGACACGAGAAGAGAGGACATTCCGAAACTGGATGAACTCTCTGGGAGTGAACCCACATGTCAATCATCTGTATGGGTATGTACCACAAACAAGATACTAGGACACAGTTTATCTCACTCCTCCTGTATATGCTGGCATCTGAAGAGAGTTTCATAACTTATTTCATGGTAATGATTATCAAAGACAATCTTGTCTCCTAGAGACCTACAGGATGCCATGGTCATCCTCCAACTCTATGAGAAGATTAAAGTGCCTGTTGACTGGAACAACAAGGTCAACAAGCCACCTTACCCCAAGCTGGGAACAAACATGAAAAAGGTAAATCTGATTGCTTTTAATCCTTCCTAGCCaaaaaaaacccttttttgGCTGTCTtttgcaaaaacaaaaccaaacattTTTGTGCCCCTAGTTGGAGAATTGTAACTACGCAGTGGAACTGGGCAAAACAGCCAAGTTCTCCCTTGTTGGCATTGGCGGGCAGGACCTGAACGATGGCAATGCTACCCTGACTCTGGCACTGGTGTGGCAGCTGATGAGAAGGTGAAACACAACTGCTTCAGGATCACTTCAGAACAGaacaaaatagaaatacatcTCCGAAATGTAAAAACCGCATCCCATTTTGGGTCTACAAGAAAACGCATAAAACAGCCAAGCACGTGTGGGGGATTTTCATACCTGGATTCTCTGCTGTATCTCAGTGGGTCTCAGAGAGGTATTTCTAcgttttttaaatatatcaatAACTAAAAAAGACAAATGAGGGCCCTCACAAGTATTTGGTCTGGGACCAGGACAGTAAAAAGTAGGTTACTGTCAAGGAATTACGGAATCAGTATGTCTGTGTGGCATTTTGAAACACTACAATCACCATTGTCTTCATTGTCAGATTTGTTGTGTTAACTGTTACTGTAAACAATTTCTCGGAAGGGGGTAGTTGGTGACCTCCATTTCATGCCAGTGGTGTTGTTAATATGTGCTTGTTCCTCCAAATTGAGACCACATGTCTATAAACTCAGTTGCCAGGTTGCGTGTTGACATATTTAGCAGTTCCACATACTTTCAATCACAACCATACAGAAGAACCGGATGTTttctaaaacaacaacaaaaacagtccAGAAATAGTTTCCTCcctgatgttttatttttttctaatgttCCTAACTCTTCGGGCACCATTTGAAGTATAGTTAAACTGTTCAGTTCATAACTAAGTTTGGGTACTGAAACGCTTCCGACGTAAACCGCAGCAACGacaccgaataagaacgaaaatttcggtgcaCGGGACGCTACATTACTGTTAGCTAAACTGGATTAAAcccaatggttaaaatgctgacggcttacgttaaacagtgtaaagggtgactgtatttccctgtagaggattccaacactgagatgtaacagtctgactgcagctgccgctgtcggaaaaacaacacacagacggtgtgttcacttgaaactcgccagccttggggtgcattttaagttattgtgaaatacccttttcccatctgctGCTTGTTAttgtcgtttaccagcaatttactggtaaaataagtcattgttataagttaatgttattacattattaatcaatcctttaattttgaccatcgttttgtgctccttttttatattctatacattataaatatctATATTTCAGTTCAGGCACCGGTTCAGAcaccgtttaggcaccagcaccgttttaaaagtatcgttctagcaccagtatcggaaaaaacccaaacgatacccaaccctactcataACAAACATTATGCATTTCCACTCTTTCAGATATACGTTGAATGTACTGGAGGGACTGGGTGATGGACAGAAAGTAAATGATGACATCATCGTAAACTGGGTAAACAAAACGTTGGCGGAAGCTGGAAAGTCGACCAAGATTTCAAGCTTTAAGGCAAGcatgttttttcctctttctgattACATGTTCTGTGTAAATAACTTTGTATAGATTAGATTAGTTACTAAATCATCTAAACTCtaaggcttttttttatttatttttttataaagcttGTTCTGAATTTTTAAAACTTCTCACTGaatcaaaatgagaaaaataagcAGTTTTGACATATTCACTCTCTCAAAATGCTGTAATTTATAAACTAAGTCTGGTAGTTTAATGTAATTTGTATGTGTTAGATTATTAACCTGTGTGTCGTGTGGTGATCAGGACAAGGAGATCAGCAGCAGTATGGCAGTAGTGGAACTGATAGACGCCATCCAGCCCGGCAGCATCAACTACGAGCTGATAAAAACCGGCAGCCTCTCTGAAGACGACAAGCTGGAGAACGCCAAGTAAGATTTAGatggaaacgatctgaagagaaaacgcaaaagtggcgttgcgttctcactttttattccacaTTTAGACAAGTGTATTGGGggatctgcgtgcatatggtgatgcaaaagtgtgtgaatttCGATGTCGTATGCACACCAGGCTAGGTGGTAGTGtgaagcactgccacacaacaccaccaagtccgcgcgcctgcgtagaaccttccttctacttctctcccttgtctggacagacgaggaggtggagttattgcATATATACATTGACACACATGtggcgcgcgcgcacacacacacacacacacacacacacacacacacacacacacacacacacacacgcgtgccGGCACACAACACTCGCACAGTGCGTTCttgagggtggtttcactttttgcgtttttaagccccaaaaacgccgtcgctgtctaaacgaaaggcacatctgataaaatatttttacgtTTTTACCCGCGAGCGTATTTGCGTAAACGGGGCCTTACAACGCcgaaaagaaagagaagcaaCCTGTCGCCGTTGTTTTGGtaactacagtatgtgtgaacCGTTTCTACACAAATTAACCTCTGTGTCATCCATAGATATGCCGTCTCTATGGCGAGGAAGATCGGAGCCCGTGTCTACGCTCTCCCAGAAGACCTTGTGGAGGTCAAGCCCAAAATGGTGATGACAGTCTTTGCCTGCTTGATGGGTCGGGGGATGAAGCGAGCCTAAGAGACTGGCTGGGATCATTGTGACACTTATTCATACCCACAAGCCATTAACGTTTTGAAGGGCTCCCCCAACTGAAGGAAtgaagatatatatttttttttttgaatgagAATAACAAGCTGTCAAATTCATAAATTCGCATGCATCCCTGCCTCTTTTGAGGTCTGAAGAAaaatttccctttttatttaaagtggaTCCGAAATAGTAAAAATCCTAAACAGATGGGTTTCATGTTACAGAGGACAACTTGTTACTTTCAGTATAACTCTTGATTAATGTATAagaatgctgtttttttaaaagcgAGTATTCGTATTTCCAGCTGCAAGGTTGTTTACATATTTTTACTCGGACCGATAAGTAAAACATATCCTAGACTAAGCAACACACATTCCTGAATACCATACTTATGAATAAATGCTTgccaaggcaaaaaaaaaaaataatgtcagAGGCGGGATGTTTAGGTGAAGCACGAGTGGGAAAACACCCAAACATTGCCTCTCACTTAATGAAGTACAAGCATGTCTTAATAAACAGCACCTGGAATTTCTACATATCTGTATAGAAAAGCCATACGGTCAAATAGTCGTTATGATTAGCCTGGCGTGCTGTCTGTATTGTTATACTCGTCATTTGTTTCTTAGGATTATTACCTGAggaaaaaaatgctgttttttggGGATGTCTCGTCTGTGTTGTATTGGACGTGGGTTTTTTTTGGTCTGTTACGTTGGATTAGGAGCAGGCGGACTGGACTCTCCTGGCTTCTCCTTTTTCTAGTCTCAAAGACGACTTGTACTCA is a window of Perca fluviatilis chromosome 16, GENO_Pfluv_1.0, whole genome shotgun sequence DNA encoding:
- the pls3 gene encoding plastin-3, which translates into the protein MTGKITKEEMEEMREIFGKCDLNGDGFIVDYELHELLKDAGHALPGYMVREIIQKLDRNKDNKISFEEFLAIIQELRGSEIAKTFRKVINRKEGILAIGGTSVLSSEGTQHSFSEEERYAFVNWINTALERDPDCQHVLPMDPNTDSLFTSVGDGIVLCKMINLSVPDTIDERTINKKKLTPFTIQENLNLALNSASAIGCHVVNIGALDLKEGKPHLVLGLLWQIIKIGLFADIELSRNEALAALLRDGETLEDLMKLSPEELLLRWANFHLENAGWQKINNFSSDIKDSRAYFHLLNQISPKGTEEDQPHIDINMAGFSEKDDVKRAEAMLQQADRLGCRQFVTPTDVVSGNPKLNLAFVANLFNKYPALTKPENEDINWGLLEGETREERTFRNWMNSLGVNPHVNHLYGDLQDAMVILQLYEKIKVPVDWNNKVNKPPYPKLGTNMKKLENCNYAVELGKTAKFSLVGIGGQDLNDGNATLTLALVWQLMRRYTLNVLEGLGDGQKVNDDIIVNWVNKTLAEAGKSTKISSFKDKEISSSMAVVELIDAIQPGSINYELIKTGSLSEDDKLENAKYAVSMARKIGARVYALPEDLVEVKPKMVMTVFACLMGRGMKRA